Proteins encoded in a region of the Myxococcales bacterium genome:
- a CDS encoding SUMF1/EgtB/PvdO family nonheme iron enzyme, producing the protein MASRRTQVASAGARVVACLAMVAVLGPASVVEAAPPESAPPACRAQVAAARAALEPAFSGARRRVPAGSPGSVEHAIATYVPSRLNPVAEGTLPAARPGARCPADMVSFASRFCVDKYEGSLVERLPDGTLRPHSPYHTPVAGSVYIAQSVAGVVPQGYISASQAERACAAAGKRLCQPVEWRAACGGSEGYAYPYGPVRAPGKCHDHGATPMLTYHAATMSRGWGLAELNDPRNNQLEGGVAKTGASPDCVNDLGAFDMVGNLHEWTADPNGTFQGGYWLDTSQHGDGCAYRTSAHGYTYHDYSTGFRCCADVTP; encoded by the coding sequence ATGGCCTCGCGTCGCACCCAGGTCGCCTCGGCGGGCGCTCGCGTCGTCGCTTGCCTCGCGATGGTCGCGGTCCTCGGGCCCGCGTCGGTCGTGGAGGCCGCGCCGCCCGAGAGCGCCCCGCCCGCGTGCCGCGCGCAGGTGGCCGCCGCGCGCGCGGCCCTCGAGCCGGCGTTCTCCGGCGCGCGCCGGCGCGTCCCGGCGGGGAGCCCGGGCTCGGTCGAGCACGCCATCGCGACCTACGTCCCGTCCCGGCTGAACCCCGTCGCCGAGGGCACCTTGCCCGCCGCCCGTCCGGGGGCGCGGTGCCCGGCCGACATGGTGAGCTTCGCCTCGCGCTTCTGCGTCGACAAATACGAGGGCTCGCTCGTCGAGCGGCTCCCGGACGGCACGCTCCGACCGCACTCGCCGTACCACACGCCCGTCGCGGGAAGCGTGTACATTGCACAGAGTGTGGCCGGCGTCGTCCCGCAGGGCTACATCAGCGCCTCGCAGGCGGAGCGCGCGTGCGCGGCCGCGGGCAAGCGGCTCTGCCAGCCCGTGGAGTGGCGCGCGGCGTGCGGCGGCAGCGAGGGCTACGCGTACCCGTACGGCCCCGTGCGCGCGCCTGGGAAGTGCCACGACCACGGCGCGACGCCCATGTTGACCTACCACGCCGCGACGATGAGCCGCGGCTGGGGCCTCGCCGAGCTGAACGACCCCCGCAACAACCAGCTCGAGGGCGGCGTCGCGAAGACCGGCGCCTCCCCCGACTGCGTGAACGACCTCGGCGCCTTCGACATGGTCGGCAACCTCCACGAGTGGACCGCCGATCCGAACGGCACGTTCCAGGGCGGCTACTGGCTGGACACTTCACAGCACGGCGACGGCTGCGCGTACCGCACCAGCGCGCACGGCTACACGTACCACGACTACTCGACCGGCTTCCGCTGCTGCGCCGACGTCACTCCTTGA
- the murA gene encoding UDP-N-acetylglucosamine 1-carboxyvinyltransferase: protein MDAIRVRGSATPLRGRVRVSGAKNAALPILCATLLSDGESRLRNVPRLRDIETTAALLRFMGRDVSVATPEVIVAAGSNVRPEAPYELVKQMRASVMVLGPLLARFGRAKVSLPGGCAIGARPIDQHLKALEAMGATIRLDRGYVIAEGPGGGRLRGAEVVFDLPTVTGTENIMMAAALAKGTSVLVNAAREPEVEELGRILNKMGAQVSGAGTDVIEITGVEPGALAPFDHAVIPDRIEAGTYMIAAAMHEGSDVVLEGAEWDDLEALSLKMRSAGVQVTGEGRDIRVRRAGPLRPVNVTTAPHPGFPTDMQAQFMVLMCCAQGESVITETIFENRFMHVPELQRMGASVALRGHTAVVQGVPRLYGASVMATDLRASASLVVAGLVAEGETEVRRVYHLDRGYEELEKKLSALGADVARVKGAEG from the coding sequence ATGGACGCCATTCGAGTTCGCGGCAGCGCGACCCCCCTCCGCGGTCGAGTGCGGGTCAGCGGTGCGAAGAACGCTGCGCTCCCCATCCTGTGCGCGACGCTCCTCTCGGACGGCGAGAGCCGCCTCCGCAACGTGCCCCGCCTCCGCGACATCGAGACCACAGCCGCGCTCCTGCGCTTCATGGGGCGCGACGTCTCGGTCGCCACGCCGGAGGTGATCGTGGCGGCCGGGAGCAACGTCCGCCCCGAGGCGCCCTACGAGCTCGTCAAGCAGATGCGGGCCAGCGTCATGGTGCTCGGGCCGCTGCTCGCGCGCTTCGGCCGCGCGAAGGTCTCGCTCCCGGGCGGCTGCGCGATCGGCGCGCGCCCCATCGATCAGCACCTGAAGGCGCTCGAGGCGATGGGCGCGACGATCCGCCTCGACCGCGGCTACGTCATCGCCGAGGGGCCCGGCGGCGGGCGGCTGCGGGGCGCGGAGGTGGTGTTCGATCTGCCGACGGTCACCGGCACCGAGAACATCATGATGGCCGCGGCGCTTGCCAAGGGCACGAGCGTGCTCGTGAACGCGGCGCGCGAGCCCGAGGTCGAGGAGCTCGGCCGCATCTTGAACAAGATGGGCGCGCAGGTCTCCGGGGCGGGCACCGACGTCATCGAGATCACCGGGGTCGAGCCCGGCGCGCTCGCGCCGTTCGACCACGCGGTGATCCCCGACCGCATCGAGGCGGGCACGTACATGATCGCCGCGGCGATGCACGAGGGCAGCGACGTGGTGCTCGAGGGCGCGGAGTGGGACGACCTCGAGGCGCTGTCGCTGAAGATGCGCTCGGCCGGCGTCCAGGTGACGGGCGAGGGCCGCGACATTCGCGTGCGCCGCGCCGGCCCGCTCCGCCCCGTGAACGTCACCACCGCGCCGCACCCCGGCTTCCCCACCGACATGCAGGCGCAGTTCATGGTGCTCATGTGCTGCGCGCAGGGCGAGAGCGTCATCACCGAGACCATCTTCGAGAACCGCTTCATGCACGTCCCGGAGCTGCAGCGCATGGGCGCGAGCGTGGCCCTCCGCGGTCACACGGCGGTCGTGCAGGGCGTGCCCCGGCTCTATGGCGCCAGCGTGATGGCGACCGATCTGCGCGCGAGCGCCTCGCTCGTCGTCGCGGGGCTCGTGGCCGAGGGCGAGACCGAGGTGCGCCGCGTCTACCACCTCGACCGCGGCTACGAGGAGCTCGAGAAGAAGCTCTCCGCGCTGGGCGCGGACGTCGCTCGCGTGAAGGGCGCCGAGGGCTGA
- a CDS encoding serine/threonine protein kinase — MSFLQPGSVFGKDFRIIRHLSSGGMGSVFVVEQLSTGKERALKVMHTEFSTDEAHRTRFESEARVSASIESDHVVEVLAAGVDAESNIPWLVMELLRGETLDDHVTHRGPMTISAVRECAKQLRHALEQAHLLGLVHRDLKPENLFLASARREDVPFTLKILDFGIAKWAQEAKGTLKNSQMLGSPLWMAPEQLQTGALISPATDVWALGLIAYFLLTGTHYWATANSPDPSITGLLIEIASSPMTPPSERAAQFAPRSPVPEGFDAWFARTTHRTMSARFEHAGPCLEAFIALIEEAQGAAATTLPIIPRAEPSFGASLTGAEDPEMLLRIARVYELRDTDRPRAVEAYRRVLSVAPRSREAFDALCTLLESMSRWDELATLLADEAAAARANATGRVAAALWLRLAAVRRAHLADPEGEHQALLAAFDAEPLNRAVTAALVTSLAARGDFLGVEALLARARSAGQTGRFLDELAGDAASARGDLASAEAAYGRAVVDDVGDVAPANESELALLAKLARVSGGTGSTAAAEVRARWTRVLEVDLMHAEAWAALLALLGEKGSPTDLRMVADAAVTTLGDAAPPSAREVLGKPAPKAAPLSIHTDILRALADGELGDAEATRAEVAAAPPRRPLASFGLSLKELVDPMTSSRALLTKAMPIYRQLSAASAALDLTSSRKVYFKEGQGGFQRLWSEPPTVVIGADIAAWTPDEITFAAFELLAGTRPELELHLAFQQLTSPSEPSEGARRYLVAAERVAARLGLLAARSLLAAARPLAARGGPHVLAATALQAELALFVASGAAAKILAQALDG, encoded by the coding sequence ATGAGCTTTCTGCAGCCCGGGAGCGTCTTCGGCAAGGATTTTCGCATCATCCGGCACCTGTCGTCGGGCGGCATGGGCTCGGTGTTCGTGGTCGAGCAGCTCTCCACCGGGAAAGAGCGCGCGCTCAAGGTGATGCACACGGAGTTCTCCACCGACGAGGCTCACCGCACTCGGTTCGAGAGCGAGGCCCGGGTGTCCGCATCGATCGAGAGCGACCACGTGGTGGAGGTGCTCGCCGCGGGCGTCGACGCCGAGTCGAACATCCCTTGGCTCGTGATGGAGCTGCTCCGTGGCGAGACGCTGGACGACCACGTCACGCACCGCGGCCCCATGACCATCAGCGCGGTCCGCGAGTGCGCGAAACAGCTCCGCCACGCGCTCGAACAGGCGCACCTCCTCGGCCTCGTGCACCGCGACCTCAAGCCCGAGAACCTGTTCCTGGCGAGCGCTCGCCGTGAAGACGTCCCGTTCACCCTGAAGATCCTCGACTTCGGCATCGCCAAATGGGCGCAGGAGGCCAAGGGCACGCTGAAGAACTCGCAGATGCTCGGCTCTCCGCTGTGGATGGCGCCCGAGCAGCTCCAGACGGGCGCGCTCATCTCGCCGGCGACCGACGTGTGGGCGCTGGGTCTCATCGCGTACTTCCTGCTCACCGGCACGCACTACTGGGCGACGGCGAACAGCCCGGATCCGAGCATCACCGGCCTGCTCATCGAGATCGCGAGCAGCCCGATGACGCCCCCTTCGGAGCGCGCGGCGCAGTTCGCGCCGCGATCGCCGGTGCCCGAGGGCTTCGACGCTTGGTTCGCGCGCACGACCCACCGCACCATGTCCGCGCGTTTCGAGCACGCGGGCCCGTGCCTCGAGGCGTTCATCGCGCTCATCGAGGAAGCCCAGGGCGCGGCCGCCACCACGCTGCCGATCATTCCGCGGGCGGAGCCCTCGTTCGGCGCGTCGCTCACCGGCGCCGAGGACCCCGAGATGCTCCTCCGCATCGCGCGGGTCTACGAGCTGCGCGACACCGACCGACCGCGCGCCGTCGAGGCGTACCGCCGCGTCCTCTCGGTGGCGCCTCGGTCCCGCGAGGCATTCGATGCACTCTGCACGCTCCTCGAGAGCATGTCGCGCTGGGACGAGCTCGCCACTTTGCTCGCCGACGAGGCCGCCGCGGCGCGCGCGAACGCGACCGGGCGGGTCGCGGCCGCCCTTTGGCTCCGCCTCGCGGCCGTCCGCCGAGCGCACCTCGCCGACCCCGAGGGCGAGCACCAGGCGCTGCTCGCGGCGTTCGACGCCGAGCCGCTGAACCGCGCGGTGACCGCCGCGCTCGTGACGAGCCTCGCCGCGCGCGGCGATTTCCTCGGCGTCGAGGCGCTGCTCGCCCGCGCGCGCAGCGCGGGTCAGACCGGGCGCTTCCTCGACGAGCTCGCGGGCGACGCGGCCTCCGCACGAGGCGACCTGGCGAGCGCCGAGGCCGCCTACGGCCGCGCGGTCGTGGACGACGTGGGCGACGTGGCCCCCGCGAACGAGAGCGAGCTCGCCCTGCTCGCGAAGCTCGCCCGAGTGAGCGGCGGCACCGGCTCCACCGCCGCGGCCGAGGTGCGCGCGCGGTGGACGCGCGTGCTCGAGGTCGACCTCATGCACGCCGAGGCCTGGGCGGCGCTCCTCGCCCTCCTCGGCGAGAAGGGCTCGCCGACCGACCTCCGCATGGTGGCTGACGCGGCGGTGACCACTCTCGGCGACGCGGCCCCCCCGAGCGCGCGGGAGGTGCTCGGGAAGCCCGCACCCAAGGCCGCGCCGCTGTCGATCCACACCGACATCCTCCGAGCCCTCGCGGACGGCGAGCTCGGCGACGCCGAGGCCACCCGCGCCGAAGTAGCCGCCGCGCCACCGCGGAGGCCGCTCGCGTCGTTCGGCCTCAGCCTGAAGGAGCTCGTCGACCCCATGACGAGCTCGAGGGCGCTCCTCACGAAGGCCATGCCCATCTACCGGCAGCTCTCGGCCGCGAGCGCCGCGCTGGACCTGACGTCGAGCCGCAAGGTCTACTTCAAAGAAGGCCAGGGCGGCTTCCAGCGCCTGTGGAGCGAGCCTCCGACGGTCGTCATCGGCGCGGACATCGCGGCGTGGACCCCCGACGAAATCACCTTCGCCGCGTTCGAGTTGCTGGCGGGCACCCGACCCGAGCTCGAGCTGCACCTTGCCTTCCAGCAGCTCACGTCGCCGAGCGAGCCCTCCGAGGGCGCACGTCGCTACCTCGTGGCCGCGGAGCGCGTCGCAGCGCGCCTCGGCCTCCTCGCGGCGCGCTCGCTGCTCGCGGCGGCCCGACCGCTGGCCGCCCGCGGAGGTCCTCACGTGCTCGCAGCCACCGCGTTGCAGGCCGAGCTCGCGCTCTTTGTCGCTTCGGGCGCCGCCGCGAAAATCCTCGCGCAAGCGCTGGACGGCTGA
- a CDS encoding SpoIIE family protein phosphatase, whose amino-acid sequence MSRDDTELLSRISEKELTRLYWKFRGLAKTLERDTAFWSSTNENLKVAYEQLDEKERELAAAYHIIREDLEVAQSVQAALLPRMFATMASELELSVYHKQLTEVGGDYYDYFRTASDRYAIGVFDISGHGVSSALVMAYLKAQFMTIMERLEDPAEIVEWVNKASFEFLREVRKYATVNFVTFAEESLTYVCGGGYGLLLAASGEEYDLEKRNHFLGLRQKPYVETQLPFVVGDLLVLYTDGMVEAQNADGRDYTVARLNGLIRQNRALPTEEIVRLCVEDYQAFRSQDSDDITLLVARKTA is encoded by the coding sequence ATGTCCCGTGACGACACGGAGCTCCTCAGCCGGATCTCCGAGAAGGAGCTCACCCGGCTCTACTGGAAGTTCCGGGGGCTCGCCAAGACGCTCGAGCGCGACACCGCGTTCTGGAGCTCGACCAACGAGAACCTGAAGGTGGCGTACGAGCAGCTCGACGAGAAAGAGCGCGAGCTCGCCGCCGCCTATCACATCATCCGCGAAGACCTGGAGGTCGCCCAGAGCGTGCAAGCCGCGCTGCTGCCGCGCATGTTCGCGACCATGGCCTCGGAGCTCGAGCTCAGCGTTTACCACAAGCAGCTCACCGAGGTCGGCGGCGACTACTACGACTACTTCCGCACGGCCTCCGACCGCTACGCGATCGGCGTGTTCGACATCTCCGGCCACGGCGTGAGCTCCGCCCTCGTCATGGCGTACTTGAAGGCGCAGTTCATGACCATCATGGAGCGCCTGGAGGACCCGGCGGAAATCGTGGAGTGGGTCAACAAGGCCTCCTTCGAGTTTCTGCGCGAGGTGCGAAAGTACGCGACCGTGAACTTCGTCACCTTCGCAGAGGAGTCGCTCACCTACGTGTGCGGCGGCGGCTACGGGCTGCTCCTCGCGGCGAGCGGAGAAGAGTACGACCTCGAGAAGCGCAATCACTTCCTCGGGCTGCGCCAGAAGCCCTACGTCGAGACGCAGCTGCCCTTCGTGGTGGGCGACCTCCTCGTGCTCTACACCGACGGCATGGTCGAAGCGCAGAACGCGGACGGCCGCGACTACACGGTCGCGCGGCTGAACGGGCTCATTCGCCAGAACCGCGCCCTGCCCACCGAAGAGATCGTGCGGCTCTGCGTGGAAGACTACCAAGCCTTCCGCTCCCAAGACTCCGACGACATCACGCTGCTGGTCGCGAGGAAGACGGCATGA
- a CDS encoding ATP-binding protein, translating to MSPEASTPLSELDERTLATTTTRLRLTVGPLDHVTGDLAGLVGEHALQLLGMFYPRNVARKANVVVTELVTNVFENIYDPKSSFDLELDAGPTGLVIGVRNQVTPEQYAKVKARVDLIRDTPDLRAMVANTIRERRKERLKGGLGLMRLAQENKFDIGIAYQDGAMTVTATYTAVQS from the coding sequence ATGAGCCCCGAAGCATCGACACCGCTCTCCGAGCTGGACGAGCGGACTCTCGCCACAACGACCACCCGCCTGCGACTCACCGTGGGGCCGCTCGACCACGTCACCGGCGATCTCGCCGGGCTCGTCGGCGAGCACGCGCTCCAGCTCCTGGGGATGTTCTACCCGAGGAACGTGGCCCGGAAGGCCAACGTGGTCGTCACCGAGCTGGTCACCAACGTGTTCGAGAACATCTACGACCCCAAGTCGAGCTTCGATCTCGAGCTCGACGCCGGCCCCACGGGGCTCGTCATCGGTGTACGAAACCAGGTCACGCCGGAGCAGTACGCGAAGGTGAAGGCGCGCGTGGACCTCATTCGAGACACCCCCGACCTGCGGGCCATGGTCGCGAACACGATACGCGAGCGACGCAAGGAGCGACTGAAGGGGGGCCTCGGGCTCATGCGCCTCGCTCAGGAGAACAAGTTTGATATCGGCATCGCGTATCAGGACGGGGCCATGACTGTGACGGCGACCTACACGGCGGTGCAATCATGA
- a CDS encoding proline dehydrogenase encodes MNADARAAARVRALVGVAADLAARPDPRLERRLVESTGLSPEGVRFGIERCLEREVRPDELARLLAAVRPAAAVAVVLSANVFTASLRALCLACAASPRVYVRPSRREPHFAAALVERLGAPDVTLVESLSDAAGASVVHAYGRDESLRAILRERGLPLWAHGAGLGVAVVSREAPLEPAALALAEDLVAFDQRGCLSPRIALSIGEPARARDLAAALAAALASWETHVPAGALSAAERAERLRARDTALLVGEVHEGPAGALVAVPELDGGAPLLLFPPGRNLSVVAVRDPSEAHARVASLGRAVVTLGASDLGMARAVAPPWARVAELGRMQRPPLDGPVDGRDVWLTPS; translated from the coding sequence GTGAACGCGGATGCGCGTGCGGCCGCGCGGGTGCGGGCGCTCGTCGGTGTCGCGGCCGACCTGGCGGCTCGCCCCGATCCGCGCCTGGAGCGGCGCCTCGTCGAGAGCACGGGCCTCTCCCCGGAGGGCGTGCGGTTCGGGATCGAGCGCTGCCTCGAGCGCGAGGTCAGGCCCGACGAGCTCGCGCGCCTCCTCGCGGCCGTCCGCCCGGCAGCTGCCGTGGCCGTCGTGCTCTCCGCGAACGTCTTCACCGCCTCGCTCCGCGCCCTCTGCTTGGCCTGCGCCGCGTCGCCCCGCGTGTACGTGCGTCCCTCCCGCCGGGAGCCTCATTTCGCCGCTGCGCTCGTCGAGCGCCTCGGCGCTCCCGACGTCACGCTCGTCGAGTCGCTCTCCGACGCCGCCGGGGCCTCCGTCGTGCACGCGTACGGCCGCGACGAGAGCCTCCGCGCCATCCTGCGCGAGCGCGGCCTGCCTCTGTGGGCGCACGGAGCGGGGCTGGGCGTGGCCGTGGTGTCTAGGGAGGCTCCCCTCGAGCCCGCCGCGCTCGCGCTCGCGGAGGACCTCGTCGCGTTCGACCAGCGCGGCTGCCTGAGCCCGCGGATCGCGCTGTCGATCGGCGAGCCCGCGCGCGCGCGAGATCTCGCGGCCGCCCTCGCGGCGGCCCTCGCCTCGTGGGAGACCCACGTCCCCGCGGGCGCGCTCTCTGCGGCCGAGCGGGCCGAGCGTCTCCGCGCGCGCGACACGGCGCTCCTCGTCGGTGAGGTGCACGAGGGCCCGGCAGGGGCGCTCGTGGCCGTCCCCGAGCTCGACGGGGGCGCGCCGCTGCTCCTGTTTCCGCCGGGGCGAAACCTCTCCGTCGTGGCAGTCCGCGATCCATCCGAGGCTCACGCTCGCGTCGCCTCGCTCGGCCGCGCTGTGGTGACGCTCGGGGCCAGCGACCTCGGCATGGCGCGCGCCGTCGCGCCCCCATGGGCGCGCGTCGCCGAGCTCGGGCGAATGCAACGTCCACCCCTCGACGGCCCGGTCGATGGTCGGGACGTCTGGCTCACGCCCTCGTGA
- a CDS encoding acyl-protein synthetase, producing MGSPGQLHDDPSERLRDPESERLHTRAQAFVRAFTERRTSPEPYDALAVDLARFQASRVPGLARLGRARGVDLARVTRADELPAVPTDAFRHMHLASFSPQAATITFRTSGTSSGARGAHAMRHTRTYDAGAVAFGRHALFAGLGAPPHAIVLAPPPALAPDSSLGHMLARFVAELCAPLAGAEAYFLGAPRDGAAVEVAVDALEARVASLAARGEPAVVLGTSFAFVHLLDAIGDRALHLPPGSRLMQTGGFKGRSREIPAAELRAALARAFGLPERAVVCEYGMTELSSQFYEGTLLAAGTPHGVYIEPPWARVVPVDPESLCPVPDGEIGLARIEDLLNVDSAFAVQTQDQVRRVEGGFALLGRSPLAPPRGCSIAIDELLGGARGASEP from the coding sequence ATGGGCTCACCCGGCCAGCTCCACGACGACCCGAGCGAGCGCCTGCGCGATCCCGAGAGTGAGCGCCTCCACACGCGCGCTCAGGCGTTCGTTCGCGCGTTCACCGAGAGGCGCACGTCACCTGAGCCCTACGACGCGCTCGCGGTGGACCTCGCGCGTTTCCAAGCGTCGCGTGTGCCAGGGCTCGCGCGGCTCGGCCGCGCACGCGGCGTGGACCTCGCCCGCGTGACCCGCGCGGACGAGCTGCCCGCGGTGCCCACCGACGCCTTTCGACACATGCATCTTGCAAGCTTCTCGCCGCAGGCCGCGACGATCACGTTCCGCACCAGCGGCACGTCGAGCGGCGCCCGGGGCGCGCACGCGATGCGGCACACGCGCACGTACGACGCCGGCGCCGTCGCGTTTGGTCGCCACGCGCTCTTCGCGGGCCTTGGCGCGCCGCCGCACGCGATCGTGCTCGCGCCGCCGCCGGCGCTCGCCCCCGACTCCTCGCTCGGCCATATGCTGGCCCGCTTCGTCGCCGAGCTCTGCGCCCCGCTCGCCGGCGCAGAGGCCTACTTCCTGGGCGCGCCGCGCGACGGTGCAGCGGTGGAGGTGGCGGTCGATGCGCTCGAGGCGCGGGTGGCTTCTCTCGCCGCGCGCGGCGAGCCGGCGGTGGTGCTCGGAACGAGCTTCGCGTTCGTGCACCTGCTCGACGCGATCGGCGACCGAGCCCTCCACCTCCCGCCGGGCAGCCGGCTCATGCAGACGGGCGGCTTCAAGGGGCGCTCGCGCGAGATCCCGGCGGCCGAGCTCCGCGCGGCGCTCGCTCGCGCGTTCGGCCTGCCGGAGCGCGCCGTCGTGTGCGAATACGGCATGACCGAGCTCTCCAGCCAGTTCTACGAAGGCACGCTCCTCGCGGCGGGCACGCCGCACGGGGTGTACATCGAGCCTCCCTGGGCCCGCGTCGTGCCGGTCGACCCCGAGTCGCTCTGCCCGGTACCTGACGGTGAGATCGGCCTCGCGCGCATCGAAGACCTCCTCAACGTCGACAGCGCGTTCGCGGTGCAGACTCAAGACCAGGTGCGGCGCGTCGAGGGCGGCTTCGCGCTCCTCGGGCGCTCGCCCCTCGCCCCACCCAGGGGCTGCTCGATCGCGATCGACGAGCTGCTCGGCGGCGCTCGCGGCGCGAGCGAGCCGTGA
- a CDS encoding aspartate aminotransferase family protein: protein MSPHAGPLLRTAVPGPRSRELGARLAARECPAFDARRAARGASSGEEQAPVVFERGEGDLVWDVDGNRYVDLVGGFGALVLGHAPAALTAALVEQLGRLPLALGDVFPSEAKVRACEAIAALYPVEGARVLLGLSGADAVTAAMKTAVLATGRPGVVAFDGAYHGLSHGPLAACGLSSAFRAPFAGQLGERVTFAPYPRADVRGAGELDRSLSSVRAALAAGDVGLVLVEPLLGRGGCLEPPSGFLRELRALCTEFGALLAADEIWTGLGRSGAWLASLSECTPDLVCLGKGLGAGYPISACVGSAGAMEAWGAHGGAAIHTATHFGAPPACEAALVALAEIERLGLPARAHSVGAALQGALRAAGFTVTGRGLMLGVHLGSAARALAVSRRLLRGGWLTLTGGVSGDVLTLSPPLTLPEARIGPFVEALQAAHAPPREP, encoded by the coding sequence GTGAGCCCGCACGCCGGGCCGCTCCTCCGCACGGCCGTGCCCGGCCCGCGCTCGCGGGAGCTTGGAGCGCGCCTCGCCGCGCGCGAGTGCCCCGCGTTCGACGCGCGCCGCGCGGCCCGCGGCGCCTCGAGCGGCGAGGAGCAGGCCCCCGTGGTGTTCGAGCGCGGCGAGGGCGACCTCGTGTGGGACGTGGACGGCAATCGCTACGTCGATCTCGTCGGTGGCTTCGGCGCGCTCGTTCTCGGGCACGCGCCCGCGGCGCTCACCGCCGCCCTGGTCGAGCAGCTCGGGCGCCTGCCGCTCGCGCTCGGCGACGTGTTCCCCTCCGAGGCGAAGGTGCGCGCCTGCGAGGCCATCGCGGCGCTCTACCCGGTCGAGGGCGCGCGCGTGCTGCTCGGCCTCTCCGGGGCGGACGCGGTCACCGCGGCCATGAAGACCGCGGTGCTGGCGACCGGGCGGCCCGGCGTGGTCGCCTTCGACGGCGCCTACCACGGGCTCTCGCACGGCCCGCTCGCGGCCTGCGGGCTCTCGTCGGCGTTCCGGGCACCCTTCGCAGGCCAGCTCGGCGAGCGCGTGACGTTTGCACCGTACCCGCGCGCCGACGTCCGCGGCGCCGGCGAGCTCGACCGGAGCCTCTCCTCGGTGCGCGCGGCGCTCGCTGCGGGCGACGTGGGCCTCGTCCTCGTCGAGCCGCTGCTCGGCAGGGGAGGGTGCCTCGAGCCGCCATCCGGTTTTCTGCGCGAGTTGCGTGCACTCTGCACAGAATTCGGCGCGCTGCTCGCCGCCGACGAGATCTGGACGGGCCTCGGCCGCTCGGGGGCGTGGCTCGCGTCGCTGTCCGAGTGCACCCCCGATCTCGTGTGCCTCGGAAAGGGGCTGGGCGCGGGCTATCCCATCTCGGCCTGCGTCGGGAGCGCCGGCGCGATGGAGGCGTGGGGCGCGCACGGCGGCGCGGCGATCCACACCGCGACTCATTTCGGCGCGCCTCCCGCGTGCGAGGCGGCGCTCGTGGCGCTCGCCGAGATCGAGCGGCTCGGGCTCCCTGCGCGCGCACACAGCGTCGGCGCCGCGCTCCAAGGCGCGCTGCGCGCCGCCGGGTTCACGGTCACCGGGCGGGGGCTCATGCTGGGCGTCCACCTCGGCTCGGCCGCGAGGGCCTTGGCGGTCTCTCGACGCCTCCTCCGGGGCGGCTGGCTCACGCTCACGGGAGGCGTGTCGGGCGATGTCCTCACGCTGTCGCCGCCGCTCACCCTCCCCGAGGCGCGCATTGGGCCTTTCGTGGAGGCGCTCCAGGCCGCCCACGCGCCCCCGCGCGAACCGTGA
- a CDS encoding diguanylate cyclase codes for MRGTVGGGGLRLAAGALLNGDGDEKTRVTAIVQKPAGDLGPGGGDCLVVIYTKEPTLLGKRFVLDMSPLRIGRGPENHIVLEGDSVSRRHVHFEQRGSAWHAVDDGSTNGTYVNDDQIVRECALTNGDRVKVGPTIFKYLSGQDVESQYHEEIYRMTIIDGLTQAHVKRYLLESLDKEMMRARRHERDMCLIMFDIDHFKKINDTHGHLAGDHVLKELARLVQARIRRDEVFARYGGEEFAVLLPETTLEGATQLAHDVRQRVEAARFVFQNETIPVTVSIGLARLRESHKTGLDLIKEADERLYDAKRGGRNRVVVAEP; via the coding sequence ATGCGGGGTACCGTCGGAGGTGGAGGGCTGCGTCTTGCAGCAGGGGCTCTTTTGAACGGCGACGGCGACGAAAAGACGAGGGTTACCGCCATCGTGCAGAAGCCCGCGGGGGACCTCGGTCCTGGCGGCGGCGACTGTCTGGTCGTGATCTACACGAAGGAGCCGACGCTCCTCGGCAAGCGCTTCGTCCTCGATATGAGCCCGCTCCGCATCGGCCGGGGGCCGGAAAACCACATCGTCCTCGAGGGTGACTCGGTCTCGCGCCGGCACGTGCACTTCGAGCAGCGGGGCTCCGCGTGGCACGCCGTGGACGACGGCTCCACCAACGGCACCTACGTGAACGACGACCAGATCGTCCGCGAGTGCGCCCTGACCAACGGCGACCGGGTGAAGGTCGGGCCCACGATCTTCAAGTATCTGTCGGGGCAGGACGTCGAGTCCCAGTACCACGAAGAAATCTACCGAATGACCATCATCGATGGGCTCACGCAGGCGCACGTGAAGCGCTACCTGCTCGAGTCTCTCGACAAGGAAATGATGCGGGCGCGGCGCCACGAGCGCGACATGTGCCTCATCATGTTCGACATCGACCACTTCAAGAAGATCAACGACACGCACGGGCACCTGGCTGGCGATCACGTGCTGAAGGAGCTCGCGCGGCTCGTGCAGGCGCGCATCCGACGCGACGAGGTCTTCGCGCGGTACGGGGGCGAAGAGTTCGCGGTGCTCCTCCCGGAGACCACGCTCGAGGGCGCGACGCAGCTCGCCCACGACGTGCGACAGCGGGTTGAGGCGGCCCGCTTCGTCTTCCAGAACGAGACCATCCCCGTCACCGTGTCGATCGGCTTGGCGCGCCTCCGGGAGAGCCACAAGACGGGGCTCGACCTCATCAAGGAGGCCGACGAGCGCCTCTACGACGCGAAGCGCGGCGGCCGAAATCGCGTCGTCGTCGCCGAACCGTGA